In Drosophila yakuba strain Tai18E2 chromosome X, Prin_Dyak_Tai18E2_2.1, whole genome shotgun sequence, a single genomic region encodes these proteins:
- the LOC6524084 gene encoding beta-1 adrenergic receptor, translated as MAFTSSSSPAWDYRSSPAALGVDPFLWQRQNATETPKEISLQATNLGAGHLLWLAINAFLFVLILGGNMLTIVAVRTCRHLRSVISNLFILSLAVSDFCVGLALPYHLAFYMGSDIGAMRAPCLLRFFLLICACCVSMLTLISIAVDRYIAVVYALHYRRYMTRRVAYGIIISNWCVGALVALLPVFWNRWPEAQACEFDEVLSPGYIAGVITPGFVIIWICMFLVYWRIMREASKQALRLRQSVVYNTDEATTMRSLLLHPDWKSVQIVVFIMGCFTLCWLPYFCVAIAQLFSICRSSSMIYKTTFSLAIANSALNPIIYSWKNSGFRRAFAQTLCCRPTRQCDDPLPADSKHRMEATSSSTGYQQEIKPKDTQ; from the exons ATGGCATTTACCAGCAGCTCATCGCCCGCTTGGGATTATCGCAGCTCCCCGGCAGCGTTGGGTGTCGACCCGTTCCTGTGGCAGCGGCAGAATGCCACGGAAACGCCAAAGGAAATAAGTCTCCAGGCGACCAACTTGGGTGCCGGGCATCTTCTGTGGCTCGCCATCAATGCCTTCTTGTTTGTCCTCATCTTGGGCGGCAATATGCTGACCATTGTGGCGGTGCGCACATGTCGCCACCTGCGATCGGTCATCTCCAATCTGTTCATCCTGTCGCTGGCCGTCTCCGACTTCTGTGTGGGATTGGCTCTGCCCTATCACCTGGCCTTCTACATGGGCTCGGATATTGGCGCCATGAGAGCACCCTGCCTGCTACGCTTCTTTCTGCTCATCTGCGCCTGCTGCGTGTCCATGCTGACTCTAATCTCCATTGCGGTGGATCGGTATATAGCAGTGGTCTATGCCCTGCACTACAGAAG ATACATGACCCGTCGAGTGGCGTATGGCATCATCATATCCAACTGGTGCGTGGGTGCTTTGGTGGCCCTGCTGCCCGTTTTCTGGAATCGATGGCCGGAGGCGCAGGCGTGTGAATTCGACGAAGTTCTCTCACCCGGTTACATAGCCGGAGTGATAACGCCGGGATTTGTGATCATCTGGATATGCATGTTCCTCGTCTACTGGCGCATCATGCGCGAAGCATCCAAGCAGGCGCTGCGATTGCGACAGTCGGTGGTCTACAACACGGACGAGGCCACCACAATGCGGAGTCTGCTGCTGCATCCGGACTGGAAAAGCGTCCAGATCGTAGTATTCATCATGGGCTGCTTCACGCTCTGTTGGCTACCGTACTTCTGTGTGGCCATTGCCCAGCTATTCAGCATCTGCCGGAGCAGCTCGATGATCTACAAGACGACGTTTTCTCTGGCCATTGCCAACTCTGCTCTCAATCCCATAATTTATTCGTGGAAGAACTCCGGCTTCCGGCGAGCCTTTGCCCAAACACTGTGCTGCCGACCAACGAGGCAGTGCGATGATCCGTTGCCGGCGGATAGCAAGCACCGCATGGAGgccacatcctcatccacgGGCTACCAGCAGGAGATCAAGCCGAAGGACACGCAGTGA